A segment of the Salvelinus sp. IW2-2015 linkage group LG23, ASM291031v2, whole genome shotgun sequence genome:
AACCGAAAGAGCGGGTGCCCCTCCACCCTAAACAACTCTTCAATTCCCatgaaaaagagagcgagagctcaATGGATGCAGTGGAGTACAATGGAAGGCAGTATTGATCAAAGCTAGCTACTGGATTGAACTGAATTCAGTGAATAGAAGGGTCTCAGAGTATTGAAGACCAGTATACCTGTGTATTGTGGGGCTTCAAAGGGGAAGAGGAACACATAAACAGAGGCATCAAAAATGTATACATAAAatgcatatgtaaaatgtatacataaaatgcatatataaaatgtatacataaaatgcatatgtaaaatgtatacataaaatgcatatgtaaaatgtattcacGCATGAATAAGTTGCTTTAGAAagaagtgtctgctaaaatggcaTATATTAAACTTCTCCAAAGTAGAGCAGATTGCTGTatataagacactgcatctcagtgcaggaggCGTCACCACTGTCCCTGCTTCGTAtgcaggctgcatcacatccggccgtgattggaagtcccatagggcggcgcttCAACtggcccatcgtcgtccgggtttggccggggtaggccgtcattgtaaataagaacttgttcttaactgacttgactagttaaataaaggttcaataaaaaataaaacataatatatataatgtatatatatatataaaccaaGCCTTTTCTCTCACACAAGTACCTGTATCCTCCATTTTCTTCCCTTTCATGTCGATCCATGGCGTCTCCAAGAGGACAGACAGTACGGAACGTGACACATGAAGGGATGTCCTGTTCCTAATGTTTCTGTGAAGGTAACTGGTAACAGGAGACCAGCAAGGCGTGTTGTCCCAGGGCAGGCAGCACAGGGCTGTGTCTGTCCTGCTCGCCCAGTAAAGGGGGTGGGATGGTGATGTAAATGTTTGATGGGGTTGCAGATTACTGCTCTGATATGCTGCATCATGCCATCTGTCCCCAGCAGAGCCTTGCGTtctaaagagagggaggagacggagagagcgagagaaagaaactgAAGGACAGTCATCAGTGTTTCCCTTCCTCTACCCATGGGACCGTTATAATAAGAGGTTCTTTACAGGGCAGAATAAGTGATGATCAAAGGATATGTTAAATTGTTTCTCATGGATTTTGTGCAGTATTGATCCTGCACGGTGCAGTGTATaggtgggggtggggaggggagagCTCTCATACATTCACACTGCAAGGTCTCCTCTTTGGTTCTCTCGTTGTTATCCAGGCAGCAGTCACGTTGTGCTGTGAGGcttggagcagagagagagagatttaaacaGATTGATAATCTATGAGTTATACTTCAATCAATGGGACTAACTATCAATCAGGCAtattgtgaactctgcaaacagaAGTCAATAAACACAACAGTACTCTGGGGCCCTGGGTGGAAATCTCTTTACCAAAGCCCTGCCTCCTTCTGGTCCTGATAAAAAGGTCAACAGTTCTCTtcacaacataacaacacagtGAGTCTAATCATGATGTTTCCAGAAATTATATATAGAAAGCTGAAAATAAAACTGAACAATAACACAGAGATCAATGTCCGTCCGTTTGTACTAACTCTATGTTTGTTGATTTATTCATAAGCACGACACACTTTGGAATATTAGTTTGAATCCTACATTAATGCTACTGTACACTTACGTTCATGTATGACCTGGAAGGCTGAAACCCAACCTGGACAAGTCAGATATAGTTTAGCTCATGCAGAGCAAagccagtttcccagacccaagtaggctactgtacgCTGAAAGCAGTGAAGAAAAGAATGAGGCCATGCCAAGCCTACGGGAATCCACCTCAGTTATTTTTTGTCCGGTGCTTAAACACATGAAGTTTATGGGGACACCAAGAAACTAACATCTGAAGTAATTAAGTCAGAAGTTGAATGTAATctcggaaagagagagagagaggcagtcaaAAATATACATATCTTCCCTCCTCAGGCTTTCAAGTTTTTAAGGATGATGATGTCAAGCACTGTTGTTTAGTGTTTAGAGTTTAGTGACAGGGACAGAATTTTTTTCACTCTCCTTGAAATGtggtttgtgtgcgtctgtaagtTATTGTTCGTATGTGTGATTTAAAACAAATGATAATAATGACATGTGGCACACTGTATCACGTCACCCAGACCAGTTTTTGTCAGAGTGGCTGACACATAGACATTACATTGTCCATGGGCTGACACTGCATCAACTGATAAGGTTCATGTTGAAACTCCATCCTTCACCTGAGGAGAGGTGGAACGGTATACTGTAGGCTACGTCTGCCCCATCAAATACAGCTGAGGACTTTACATTATTGATGAGGCCACACTCTGCATCTCTGCTGGAGCGAAGGATGGCTCAGGTCGGTCTTACTCAGCTCTTCTGCGTCCAAAGCTCCAGGATTTTGGCCGTGTCAGCACTATGTgagctggaagagagagagataggtggaGAGCGAGGAgtgaggagatagagaggggtgaggagagagagggatgaggggagaaagaggagtgagaggggtgaggggagagagaggagtgaggggagagagaggagtgagagggtagaggggagagagaggtcgtTCTGGGTGGATTGGTAGTGTAAGTGAGCTGATGGTAAGGTAGCCATTTTCATTATTCACCATCGCAGTGAGCTGTGCCACTCGATATGGCCATTGTCAGATGTCCCCTGTCCAGGCCAAGCTCATCAACTGTGGAGAGCTGCCCAGAGGAAAGTGGCATCTcaattgttacacacacacacacacacacacacacacacacacacacacacacacacacacacacacacacacacacacacacacacacacacacacacacacacacacacacacacacacacacacacacacacacacacacacacacacacacacacacacacacacagctggtccACTGTAATGTATTCCGTACAGTACCCAAAGGACTAATGAAATCACTAAGGTCTCTCTGACATCCACCATTCCTCCCTCAAACGCTGAGATATTCCATTGGCTAGACCTCTTTGGCTTAATTTGTATTTCAACCCTGGGAAAAACCCACCAGGACAAATACACAGAGAACAATGTGAACAAGCCCTGGCCTACTCTGCTGGAACACAGTTCATGACTATTATATTCCATTCCTTTCAAACAAAGTAGGGCAATACAGAATGGAGCAAGAGTCAAAGCTAGAGAGGCAGAATGGAGGTATAGTGGAACGTGCTAGGGTTGGGCGCCTGGCACTTacgtagtggtggtggtggtggtaaacAAACATATATGTTTATACTACATACAACACGTCAAACAGAAATGATGCCTTTGTTGATACTCCTGCCTTGCAGCTCACGAGGACAGAGAAGTGCTGAGAACACAAGGCCAGGCACCCAGTAGCGTGCCCAGTAGTGTgccctgaccctgtatatagcttacgttcttcttatttctatttctcttgtgtttttgttctactttactttATAGTAcaactgatattgattactgcattgtcgggaaaggcatttcactgtacttgtgcacgtgacaatatCACCTTGAAACTTGAGATAGCTTGTTTGGTGTATTGAATATTTAATGTGGCACAATACAATGGTATTACACAATATAATGTGGCTTTGTTGTAGTCGTCTATTCACAGCTCTCTAGAAGAAATCGGTAGGGGTGATTAATTTTTTAATGGATTTAATGTTTTATTCATAGCCTCGCCGGAACTGTTGCAATATATACACGTAAAAATGAGATACAAAACATGTCTGGATATGCGATTGGTTACGGTGGACAAACACCGGTGGACAAACACCGTAACCAACCAGAAATACAGTAGGACACATAGTTTAAAGGCTATTATCATCCGCCACCCTGCTTTCTCTCATAAATATGGATGTTATTTCCCTGCTTTGAATGTTAGCATTTATTTCCCTGCTTTGAATGTTAGCATTGAGGGTGCATGGGAAGGAAGATGAGTTGGGGGAGAAgaggtgttgtctctctctgtaaatGAAGCCACTAAGATCGGTTATTCTATTCTTCTGTAATCCATTTACCCACGCtttaacatctccaccccactgtgAGAGAGAAATATGTGTTTCAAATGCTCCTTTCCTCCACCTCTTCCCACTGTTGTCAAGATTAGTGAATTAATatgatgaatggatgaatgaatatCCCTGGGATCATGTTTGCTGAATTGGAGAGACAATTGTAAAACTAAAGAAATGTGTATAGGACAGAGAGCTGTGGAGGTGTCTACATTAACTGACACTATGTAATTATTACTGTGCAAGCATTAGGCTGCTATCTGTTTCTGGGTCTTTCAACTGGAAAAACTATGGAccataaataaacatttattcaGTGTAAAAAAGCTGATTTTCAGAACAGCAGCAGCCAGTGAAACAGAATGGTTACGTTTTACTCCTCTGCAGAAATCCTGAAATGCTGGCAGAAGTGGATGAGGCCCTTTTAAAgagacatgacatactgtatgtaatgccATGTCAGAATGATTGGATTTTTATGACTGTTAAATGATTGCTGATGTTGCATTATAACTGTGTAATGTAATCTGTTGCAAACAAATGCCTCATTGTATTTCAATTCAGCCGTCTTGTCAAACACTGCAGTGGCAACACAGGCAgataatcacacacacatttgaattaAATTCAGTCAGAGCTGTTATCAGCAGGTTAAAGGGACATGGCTTGTCTCACTGAGTGAAGTGTGAGGTTAAAGAGAAATGAGAGACTCTCATACTCTAGTATCCATGGCTACCACCCGCATGCAGTTACACACGCTCTAGAACCCCCAGTAataccccacaccacacacacacacaccacacacacacacacacacacacacacacacacacacacacacacacacacacacacacacacacacacacacaccacacacacacacacacgagacacacacaaTCCTGAAATAAAATTACAGGTTTAATTGAATGAGCACATTTGTAGACTTCACGTTTCATGAAAAGGCAATGAGAGATTGTCAGTTAGTCGTGACCCGAGCAGCCTAGTGAAAATGATCAGGCAGGAAGAGCTTGATTAGCGGGTGAGAGAATAGAAGGCTAGGCAGCAGCTTGGTTTAATGAGATCTCTGTTTGTGGCCACAGCTGTTCAGAgcagaggctctctctctctatgctcccTGACCCATCATTTCACATCCGCACTGGTAATGAGATTGATCCTGCTGGCCCAAAATTTTTGAGAAGAGAGCAAGCAGGTGCCACCACCAAAACCACCGACCGCAGACCTTTCCACCGCTGTCACAATCTGCCCTATCACATGGGGTCAATTTCATGCCTTAAGTATTGACTTTGAAATTAAATAATTTGTAATTTTCGAGGAATAGTGAAATAATGGATGTTGAGATCAAAAACCCAAAAATCAAAAGCTAAAAAAAGTTTCATTTTTGCGTCTGtaacttttggttttgtacaccagctttaaaaatgatttgcttgcaagttttttaaatgtatcttttGATATTCTATTTGTttacaattctacaaatttttgctttttaatttttttgtttttaatctcAACATCCATAATTTCATTTTTCagctaaaatattatttttacattttcaactGTTAATaacgatttattttattttgaattcaataccTAAAGCATGAAAGTGACCCCATACTATCACCAGCAACTTGCCTTTCAAAACCACTGAGAGATTTTCAGGAAGTTGCAAAAGATATTTCCACCACACAAGCTCCCATGCATATCACCTGCAGTAATAGGGCTGCATCCAAGGCACACCACATTATCCTGAGTGTTTGATGGTGAATATGTCTATGAACACTGGAAGGAGCAAGCTCTCTTTTCCATGTTGAACATTGAGCTGTACTGGGGTGTTCATGCTATAGCTAATATAAAACCTCTAGCCAAAAACAAACGATACCAGTTAAAGATGACAAGCTATATGAATGTAAGAATAAGGTAGGACTATGTCTATATTACAACTACAGCCTGTTCAATGCTATATTTCTGCTCAGAATCCATATCGTTCACCTTTTAAACCTTTTGTAGGAGGCTTGACCTCTTAACTTACAAACGATAGGGAGGGAATGCAATTTCAGCTGTTTCTCTCTGATCTGAGCTCTCATGATTCGACCTTACTAGGCGGAGACTTGGCGTGAAGAGGATATACGCATATCACGTTAATTGACCTTAAAGGGCGGGTACATCTTTAAGGTGGGTGAGGCTACTGGTTTGTATGACCAATTATAAGCCACTATCTCACGAGGTGTGGGTAGTGTCACGAATTGAGGAGAGGCTCCCAGCCATCCGTGGGAAGGTTTTAGAAGGGGGCAGAGCTCTACCCGGAAGTGTCTCGCGGCTGAGCACTCTGTCATTTGGCCACGGTCGGTTCTGAGGAGAGGGACAGCAACGGCAAAGAAACGCAGGAACAAGTCAGTTGtatagagagaagaaaaaaaatacaggaaTCCTTTAAACAATGAAACCGACCGAATAAGCCACTACAGTCAACTAGTATTGAATTCGTTTTAAACATTTAATTCAAtgacattatttttatttttatacaagcAAGGTTAGCGGCTCGCGAGAGAGAGCTGTGTCATTGAGCAGGCAGGACacgtcaggagaggagagaaaagctgGTTAGCCATAACTAGCTACTATATGAACGAAAGCCATAAAAGTACCATATCGCTTGTCATAAACTTGATTTTCACAATTTTATCAGACGCATCGAGATTGCCGGTTGACTACAGGACGGATCGAGTCGTCGCCTGGATCAAGGGTAACGTTAGCGACCAAAAGGTGAAAAAGGAATTTTATTGTCGATGTGTGTGCAACGTCGCTTTAGCCAGATTATTCATACactactatagctagctagcatctgTGACTATCGACTTTGTCATATCTGTTTAAGATTTTGCCTGAAACAATCAAACTGTTGGGGGAAGTGGCTATAACAGATTAAGAGTAAATAAGCCatcatcattttctgaaattaaagGGTCGATTCCAAGTAACYGGATAGGCTTTGACAGCTGTCAGGCAAGCAAGGTCGCTTGTCTGTCATGATTTCGTTCAAATTTAGCTAggtaatgttagctggctagcgtCATTTTCCAAATACTGTTGCATATGACTATTGCAACTGGCAAGCTAACTTTAGTATGTTATCGACAAAATGCTAGCTAGTTAATTGGCCTTAGAAATGTCACCACTGCAATCTCCTGTCGACTATCCGACATACACTACATTGCCAAAGTAGtcgattcgactatttcagctacacccctTGCTGACAGGTACATAAAATCGAGCAcccatccatgcaatctccatagacaaacattggcagttttGTGGccagtactgaagagctcagtgactttaaacgttGCATCCTCATAGGATGACACCTCGCCTGCTAGAGCggcatcgctcaactgaagttgaaacgtctaggagcaacaacggctgcgaagtggtaggccacacaagctcacataacaggaccgccaagtgctgaagcacgtaaaagtaatctgtcctcggttgcaacactcgctaccgagttccaaactgcctctggaagcaacgtcagcacaataactgttcgttgggagcttcttcatgaaatgggtttccatggctgagcagccgcacacaagcctaagatcaccatgcgcgcaatgccaagcgtcggctggagtggtgtaaagctttctGCCATTGGAccctgaagcagtggaaacacgttctctggagtgatgaatcacgcttcaccatctggaggtccgacggacgaatctgggtttggcggatgccaggagaacgctacctgccctaatgcatagtgccagctgtaaagtttggtggaggagaaataatgctctggggctgtttttcatggttcagcctaggccccttagttccagtgaagagaaatcttaactctacagtatacgatgacattctagacgattctgtccttccaactttctggcaacagtttggggaaggccctttcctgtttcagcatgacaatgcctccgtgcacaaagcgaggtccatacagaaatggtttgtcaagaatCTTGACtcaagatcgatgtggaagaactaatcgcccaacatcagtgcctgacctcactaatgctcttgtggctgaatggaagtaagtccccgcagaaatgttccaacatctattggaaagccttcccagaagagtggagactgttatagcagcaaaggggcgaccagctccatattaatgcccaagattttgtaatgagatattcgacgagcaTGTAGTGTAGCTTACCAgaaaacgttagctaactaggtaGTTAGACTAGTGTAGCATACTCTGTGGCAATGTAAAGATGgtgctagctaaccaactagctagCATGCAATAAACCATTTAGCTACAACGTACAAGGTGGAACTGATGTGGCATCTGTCACGTTAGCAAGGTTATTATATCGGCAGCTATTCTCGACAGATAGCTTTAACTCATTCCATGAATTTGTGTCCATTAATACCTTAACCAtaaggtgagaggagttcctaatgtatcagtgaccttaattcattaattagctaagtacaagggaggagtgtgAACCCGAGGCACTCAGCCCTCtgtggaataaaaaataaataaatgtttgctttatttatttaaccttttatttaactgaaTTAGTTTGCCACATGTGGACTAGCAAGATGGTTACTGGCAGAAAAGGGTCTGACGTAGCTAGCTTTCAAAGTCCATTACACTGGTGACTGCCTGATTCTCAATTACAACCATTGAAATAATAactggtgtgttttgtgtttgcccCTCTCTTTAGGACGTAAAGATCACGGGATAGCACATATTGTGTGGGGGAAAGCAAATGGGGGATTACGGGTTTGGAGTCTTAGTGCAAAACAACACTGGCAACAAGTCTGCATTCCCAGTTAGAATTCACCCACATCTGCAACCTCCACATCATCATCAGAATGTGTCTCCAAGCCCTGCTGCTTTCATAAACAATACCACATCTGGTAATGGCAGTAGCAGTGGGTCGCCTTGGCTGTTTTCAGCCACAGCTGCCCACAGCAGCATGCAAGATGAAATTCTTGGGTCTGAAAAGCCCAAAGCccagcaacaggaaatgcaaGAAACGCAAGAAAAGCAGCAACTGTCCCCTGGCCACCAGGAGTCTGTAATCATATCTGAGTTAGAGAAGGCGAGGTCCGAGGAGAACAAGGTGGAGGGCAGCCCCTCAGAGGGTAGCAATGGAAAGGAGAAGCTGCGCCTCGAGTCCCCAGTACTGACAGGCTTCGACTACCAAGAGACATCGGGTCTTGGGGCTCCGGTCCAGTCCAGTACCTCCTCGTCCCTGACCGGCTTCAACAACTGGTCAGCGGCTATTTCCCAGACACCCTCCACCATCATCAACGAGGATGTCAGCTTCTTCAACCCAGCTGCCTCTGCTAACAATGGGGCCCTCCTGTTCCAGAATTTCTcccaccacaccagcccaggcTTTGGGGGAAACTTCTCCCCCCAGATTGGACCCATCTCCCAGCACCATCCCCCACATCCACACTTTCAGCACCCACATAACCAACACCAACAACACCGCAGGTCCCCAGCCagcccccaccctcctcccttcccccatAGGAATGCTGCGTTCAGCCAGTTGCCCCATTTGTCCAATAATCTGAATAAACCCCCGTCACCTTGGGGTAGCTACCAAAgccctgctccctctccctcctctacctcctggaGTCCCGGCGGGGGCTATGGTGGCTGGGGAGGCTCCCAGGGGCGTGAGTACCGTCGGGGCCTCAACGGAGGCATGACCCCCCTGAACTCAATCTCCCCACTGAAGAAAACCTTCCCCAACAACCACGTGCCGTCGCAGAAGTACTCCCGCACCAGCCCTGGGTTCAACCCCAAATCCTGGATGGACGAGAGTGTGAGCAGGAGTGACAACATCTTCCCCTTCCAGGTCAGTCAATAATTCCCACTGGTTTTATACAGTGTCTTCTAACTGTGTAATGATATTAGAGCCATTCAGAGAGACGAAATAGAATTGTGTGTACCTAAAGACTTTACTCTGCGTTACGTGATGAATTTGTCGCGCTATTAGATGTTGGTCCTAATGCTTTAATTGCCAGAGGCCTCTTAGGACTAGCGTTGCTGTACCACTGCAGTGATGTGTGCCACGTATATGACATACAGAAGCTATGACAGCCTAGAAAATATCAGATCATTTTCTTCATCCAGTGAACACACTGTAGCGAAATGGATGGAACATCAATTACCTATCTTTCTGTGAAAGTGATTTTTAGGATTACAGGGCTATTAATAACCTGAGACTACCGGTCTACACATCCTTTATAATGCCACCTCATTTATAATGCAATTTGAAATTTGATTAATAGCACACAATGAAGATGACTTGGATAACGGTATTATGCGTTGTAAAACTCTGATAGGATTGATGAAAAGGGCATGGAGATTATTTTATTGATCAAGCACAGGGGTGACTGcgtctggaggggggggggggtagaggtggGTGCAGGGGTTGGGCTAGTATACGTGCTGGAAGGCTTGATTTGAAGGCTCTgtggataccccccccccccccagaagtgCTGACGCCATGATGCCATATCGACCATGTTAGATATAGCCTGACTGCTATGTTACTGTAGCACACGACAGTGCTGTGCTCTTGTTGGTTCAGCTAGCCTGTGTTGCTCAGGCTAGCTGGTTTGTGGCACTCTGACCTCTAAATGCATTGGGGGTGGAGGGTATGATTGAAGGTTAGCTTCCTGATGCAGGCTGTAATAACTGAAacacattgttttttaaataattaagaaACATTTTCTAGTCTACTTCAACGGGGGATGCTGAATATTCTCGCATAATGGATAAAGTTGGCCTGACAGGCAGCTCGAGATGTAGAAGAGTGTTCCATAGAGACTGTCGGAATGAAATTGTGCTCTTTAAATCCATTGGAAATGAATCCTCTGCAACGGTCTCTATATCGAAGGTTTGAGTAGTGAAAGGCAACTACAGTGTGACTGAACTGAGGTATCTGCCGTGGATCAAAATCCAATTGTAGGTTAGGCGTAGCTGTTCGGAACTGCTGTGGAATTATTACACAGATATTACATTGTTATTTTATAATCCTGCTTAGTCACGCTAGGATAAATCACATGGGTATTCTATTTTTgttctataaaaaaaatctgttctaAGTAACCTAATGATTACTTTTATTATATAGGCTGATTTACattactacagtaccagtcaaaggtttggacacaactactcattccagggttttttcctttgttttttactattttctacattgtagaataatagtgaagacatcactactatgaaataacacatggaatcatgtagtaaccaaaaaagtgttaaacaaatcaaaatatatttcatatttgtgattcttcaaagtagccaccctttgccttgatgacaactttgcacactcttggcattctctcaaccagcttcatgaggtagtcacctggaatgcatttcaattaacaggtgtgccttgttaatttgtagaatttgtctccaacgcattaaggaaataatcagttgtgttgtgcaaggtaggggtggtataaagaccaagtccattttatggcaaggaCCGcacaaataaggaaagagaaatgacagtccatcattactttaagacatgaaggtcagtcaatatagaacatttcaagaactttgaaagtttcttcaagtgcagtcacaaaaaccatcaagcgttatgatgaaactggctctcatgaggaccgccacaggacaggaagacccagagttcattagttaactgcacctcagattgcagcccaaataaatgtttcacgaagttcaagtaacagacacatctcaacatcaactgttcagaagagactgcgtgaatcaggccttcatggtcggattgctacaaagaaaccactactaaaggacaccaataagaaaaagagacttgcttgggtcaagaaacacgagcaatggatattagaccggtggaaatctgatggtgtgggggtgctttgctggtgacactcagtgatttgtttagaattcaaggcacacttaaccagcttgaCTACCacagcatcccatctggtttgcgcttagtgggactattatttgtttttcaacaggacaatgacccaaaacacacctccaggctgtgtaacacggaacccaaaccggctgcgcgcgtgcgccatcgtgcataaatgtattttgtccccccacaccaaactttTATTATATAGGCTGATTACTTTTATTATAAACACATCTCTcctcacgacacacaggttaaaatatcaaaacaaactctgaaccaattacgttaatttgtggacaggtcgaaaagcattaaacaagtatggcaatttagctaggtagcttgcacatgctagctaatttgtcctatttagctagcttgctgttgctagctaatttgtcctgggatataaatattgagttgttattttacctgaaatgcagaAGGTCCTCTActtcgacaattaatccacacataaaatggtcaaccgaatcatttctagtcatctctcctccttccagactttttcatctttgaacttatatgttgattggcatctaaactttcatagtattacaacgacgaccggcaaaacagttcgtctttcaatcacccacgtgggtataaccaatgaggagatggcacgtgggtacctgcttctataaaccaatgaggagatgggagaggcaggacttgcaccgtgatctgcgtcagaaataggaatgccttttattttagcccttggcaacgcagacgcttgttggcgcgagcagtgtggatgcaataattgaataacatggatttctaaatttattttgcaacgctcgcgcatgcGACGTGTCTGGTCATCATGTAAGGGCTATTAGaccaagaagagtgatggagtgctgcatcagatgacctggcctccacaatcacccgaccacaacacaattgagatggtttgggatgagttggacagcagagtgaaggaaaagcagccaacaagtgctccgcatatgtgggaactccttcaagactgttggaaaagcattcctcatgaagctggttgagagaatgccaagagtgcaaagctgtcatcaaaggaaagggtggcaactttgaagaatctcaaatataaaatatatttttatttgtttaacactttttggttactacatgacttcatatgtgttatttgatagttttgatagaaaattgtaaaaatacagaaaaatccttgaacgagtaggtgtgtccaatcttttgactgttactgtacataaTAAATAggttccctgtctctgtccctgaaCAAGCAATGTTTTCAGCTTAACTTGGACAGTGATAGTGAACACCAGCCCATTGATTGCGTGACTTTCTCTTGTGACTGCCAGGCATGTCCAAATGGTTCTACATAGTTTCCATCTCATCACGGAGAGAACAGGTGGGCTGGTTGGTGGTGTCCCTTTTGGAGTAATTCTTCTC
Coding sequences within it:
- the LOC111950300 gene encoding cytoplasmic polyadenylation element-binding protein 4 isoform X3; this encodes MGDYGFGVLVQNNTGNKSAFPVRIHPHLQPPHHHQNVSPSPAAFINNTTSGNGSSSGSPWLFSATAAHSSMQDEILGSEKPKAQQQEMQETQEKQQLSPGHQESVIISELEKARSEENKVEGSPSEGSNGKEKLRLESPVLTGFDYQETSGLGAPVQSSTSSSLTGFNNWSAAISQTPSTIINEDVSFFNPAASANNGALLFQNFSHHTSPGFGGNFSPQIGPISQHHPPHPHFQHPHNQHQQHRRSPASPHPPPFPHRNAAFSQLPHLSNNLNKPPSPWGSYQSPAPSPSSTSWSPGGGYGGWGGSQGREYRRGLNGGMTPLNSISPLKKTFPNNHVPSQKYSRTSPGFNPKSWMDESVSRSDNIFPFQERTRSLWMASTCIPCENSLIDIMRAEQDTLKGHSSLFPMEDGFPDDERGEQSLPGLGSPHCFPHQNGERVERYSRKVFVGGLPPDIDEDEITASFRRFGHLFVDWPHKAESKSYFPPKGYAFLLFQEESSVQALIEACIEEDGKLYLCVSSPTIKDKPVQIRPWNLNDSDFVMDGSQPLDPRKTIFVGGVPRPLRAVELAMIMDRLYGGVCYAGIDTDPELKYPKGAGRVAFSNQQSYIAAISARFVQLQHGEIDKRVEVKPYVLDDQLCDECQGTRCGGKFAPFFCANVTCLQYYCEYCWAAIHSRAGREFHKPLVKEGGDRPRHISFRWN
- the LOC111950300 gene encoding cytoplasmic polyadenylation element-binding protein 4 isoform X2, giving the protein MGDYGFGVLVQNNTGNKSAFPVRIHPHLQPPHHHQNVSPSPAAFINNTTSGNGSSSGSPWLFSATAAHSSMQDEILGSEKPKAQQQEMQETQEKQQLSPGHQESVIISELEKARSEENKVEGSPSEGSNGKEKLRLESPVLTGFDYQETSGLGAPVQSSTSSSLTGFNNWSAAISQTPSTIINEDVSFFNPAASANNGALLFQNFSHHTSPGFGGNFSPQIGPISQHHPPHPHFQHPHNQHQQHRRSPASPHPPPFPHRNAAFSQLPHLSNNLNKPPSPWGSYQSPAPSPSSTSWSPGGGYGGWGGSQGREYRRGLNGGMTPLNSISPLKKTFPNNHVPSQKYSRTSPGFNPKSWMDESVSRSDNIFPFQERTRSLWMASTCIPCENSLIDIMRAEQDTLKGRLGFTHPGGDSPLPINGHSSLFPMEDGFPDDERGEQSLPGLGSPHCFPHQNGERVERYSRKVFVGGLPPDIDEDEITASFRRFGHLFVDWPHKAESKSYFPPKGYAFLLFQEESSVQALIEACIEEDGKLYLCVSSPTIKDKPVQIRPWNLNDSDFVMDGSQPLDPRKTIFVGGVPRPLRAVELAMIMDRLYGGVCYAGIDTDPELKYPKGAGRVAFSNQQSYIAAISARFVQLQHGEIDKRVEVKPYVLDDQLCDECQGTRCGGKFAPFFCANVTCLQYYCEYCWAAIHSRAGREFHKPLVKEGGDRPRHISFRWN